A single region of the Streptomyces sp. AM 4-1-1 genome encodes:
- the glpK gene encoding glycerol kinase GlpK: MTDAHTTGPFIAAIDQGTTSSRCIVFDKDGRIVSVDQKEHEQILPKPGWVEHDATEIWENVREVVAGAVHKAGITSADVKAIGITNQRETTVLWDRNTGEPVHNAIVWQDTRTDALCRELGRNVGQDRFRRETGLPLASYFAGPKIRWLLDNVEGLRERAEGGDILFGTMDSWIIWNLTGGAEGGVHVTDVTNASRTLLMNLHEMKWDGRILSSMGIPAALLPEIRSSSEVYGPAKGGVLDGVPVASALGDQQAALFGQTCFAKGEAKSTYGTGTFMLINTGETPVNSYNGLLTTVGYRIGDQKPVFALEGSIAVTGSLVQWMRDQMGLIKSAAEIETLASSVEDNGGAYFVPAFSGLFAPYWRPDARGVIAGLTRYVTKAHIARAVLEATAWQTREISDAMTKDSGVELTALKVDGGMTSNNLLMQTLSDFLDAPVVRPMVAETTCLGAAYAAGLAVGFWPDTDALRANWRRAAEWTPRMDAATRDREYKSWHKAVERSMGWLDDEK; encoded by the coding sequence GTGACCGACGCACACACCACCGGCCCGTTCATCGCCGCCATCGACCAGGGCACCACCTCCAGCCGCTGCATCGTCTTCGACAAGGACGGCCGGATCGTCTCCGTCGACCAGAAGGAGCACGAGCAGATCCTCCCCAAGCCGGGCTGGGTCGAGCACGACGCGACCGAGATCTGGGAGAACGTACGGGAGGTCGTCGCGGGCGCCGTGCACAAGGCGGGCATCACCTCCGCCGACGTCAAGGCGATCGGCATCACCAACCAGCGCGAGACCACGGTGCTGTGGGACCGGAACACGGGGGAACCCGTCCACAACGCCATCGTCTGGCAGGACACCCGCACCGACGCGCTCTGCCGGGAGCTGGGCCGCAACGTCGGCCAGGACCGCTTCCGCCGCGAGACCGGACTGCCGCTCGCCTCGTACTTCGCGGGACCCAAGATCCGCTGGCTGCTCGACAACGTCGAGGGGCTGCGCGAGCGCGCCGAAGGCGGCGACATCCTCTTCGGCACGATGGACTCCTGGATCATCTGGAACCTGACCGGCGGCGCCGAGGGCGGCGTCCACGTCACTGATGTCACCAACGCCTCGCGCACCCTCCTCATGAACCTCCACGAGATGAAGTGGGACGGGCGCATCCTCAGCTCCATGGGCATCCCGGCGGCGCTGCTGCCGGAGATCCGGTCCTCCTCGGAGGTGTACGGCCCCGCCAAGGGCGGTGTGCTCGACGGCGTACCGGTGGCGTCCGCGCTCGGCGACCAGCAGGCGGCCCTGTTCGGCCAGACCTGCTTCGCGAAGGGCGAGGCGAAGTCCACGTACGGCACCGGCACGTTCATGCTGATCAACACCGGCGAGACGCCCGTCAACTCCTACAACGGCCTGCTGACGACCGTCGGTTACCGCATCGGTGACCAGAAGCCGGTCTTCGCCCTGGAGGGCTCCATCGCCGTCACCGGTTCGCTGGTGCAGTGGATGCGCGACCAGATGGGCCTGATCAAGTCGGCGGCCGAGATCGAGACGCTCGCCTCCTCGGTAGAGGACAACGGCGGCGCGTACTTCGTGCCCGCCTTCTCCGGACTGTTCGCCCCCTACTGGCGCCCCGACGCCCGCGGGGTGATCGCCGGTCTCACCCGGTACGTCACCAAGGCGCACATCGCCCGTGCCGTGCTGGAGGCCACCGCCTGGCAGACCCGTGAGATCAGCGACGCCATGACCAAGGACTCCGGCGTCGAACTGACCGCGCTGAAGGTCGACGGCGGCATGACCTCCAACAACCTGCTGATGCAGACGCTCTCCGACTTCCTGGACGCACCCGTGGTGCGGCCCATGGTCGCCGAGACCACCTGCCTCGGCGCCGCCTACGCCGCCGGCCTGGCCGTGGGCTTCTGGCCGGACACCGACGCGCTGCGCGCCAACTGGCGCCGGGCCGCCGAGTGGACGCCCCGGATGGACGCGGCCACCCGTGACCGCGAGTACAAGAGCTGGCACAAGGCCGTGGAACGTTCCATGGGCTGGCTCGACGACGAGAAGTGA
- a CDS encoding glycerol-3-phosphate dehydrogenase/oxidase — translation MTTLQSVPALGTHPASGSLPGRAETRDQLSRATYDLLVIGGGILGISTAWHAAQSGLRVALVDAGDFAGATSSASSKLLHGGLRYLQTGAVKLVAENHFERRAVSRQVAPHLANPLTFYLPVHKDGPHGAAKLGAGVFAYSALSAFGDGVGHVISPSKARRAVPELRTDNLKAVAVYGDDQMNDARMALMTVRAAVDAGAAVLNHAAVTGLRFTRGRVTGAELRDGTDGTEFGVNARLVLNATGPWVDHLRRMEDPDAAPSVRLSKGAHLVLRRTSPWKAALATPIDKYRITFALPWEDMLLLGTTDEEYEGDPADVAVTERDTAQILDEAAFSVRDQQLSRDLITYSFAGLRVLPGGPGGTSKAKRETVVTEGRGGMLSVAGGKWTTFRHIGRTVMNKLAALPGHPLGEDMEPIAHLPKKLPLPGIANPNAVAHRLLVDGGTPGPRMSADTARHLATHYGSLAFDIARLANEDPALAGRIHPDAPEIWAQVAYARDHEWAETADDVLRRRTTLTVRGLATDAVRAGVEDMLGAGRN, via the coding sequence ATGACCACCCTGCAGAGCGTCCCCGCACTGGGAACGCACCCGGCCTCCGGTTCCCTCCCGGGCCGGGCCGAGACCCGGGACCAGCTCTCCCGCGCGACGTACGACCTCCTGGTGATCGGCGGCGGCATCCTGGGCATCTCCACCGCCTGGCATGCCGCGCAGTCCGGACTGCGGGTGGCGCTGGTGGACGCCGGTGACTTCGCCGGCGCCACCTCGTCCGCCTCCTCCAAGCTCCTCCACGGCGGCCTGCGCTACCTCCAGACGGGCGCCGTGAAGCTGGTCGCGGAGAACCACTTCGAGCGGCGCGCGGTGTCCCGTCAGGTCGCCCCGCACCTGGCCAACCCGCTCACCTTCTACCTGCCGGTCCACAAGGACGGACCGCACGGCGCCGCCAAGCTCGGGGCGGGGGTGTTCGCGTACTCGGCGCTCTCCGCGTTCGGGGACGGGGTCGGCCATGTGATCAGCCCCTCGAAGGCGCGGCGCGCCGTACCGGAACTGCGCACGGACAACCTCAAGGCCGTCGCGGTCTACGGCGACGACCAGATGAACGACGCCCGGATGGCGCTGATGACGGTGCGCGCGGCGGTCGACGCGGGCGCCGCCGTCCTCAACCACGCGGCGGTGACGGGCCTGCGGTTCACCCGGGGCCGGGTCACCGGCGCGGAGCTTCGCGACGGCACGGACGGTACGGAGTTCGGGGTGAACGCCCGGCTGGTGCTCAACGCCACCGGCCCGTGGGTCGACCACCTGCGGAGGATGGAGGACCCGGACGCCGCGCCGTCCGTCCGGCTGTCCAAGGGCGCGCACCTGGTGCTGCGGCGGACCTCTCCGTGGAAGGCCGCGCTGGCCACCCCGATCGACAAGTACCGCATCACGTTCGCCCTGCCGTGGGAGGACATGCTGCTGCTCGGCACGACGGACGAGGAGTACGAGGGCGACCCGGCGGACGTCGCGGTCACCGAGCGGGACACGGCGCAGATCCTGGACGAGGCCGCGTTCTCCGTGCGGGACCAGCAGCTGTCGCGCGATCTGATCACGTACTCCTTCGCGGGTCTGCGGGTCCTGCCCGGCGGCCCCGGCGGCACCTCGAAGGCGAAGCGCGAGACGGTCGTGACGGAGGGCCGGGGCGGGATGCTGTCGGTCGCGGGCGGCAAGTGGACGACGTTCCGCCACATCGGCCGTACGGTGATGAACAAGCTGGCCGCGCTGCCCGGCCATCCGCTCGGCGAGGACATGGAGCCGATCGCGCACCTGCCGAAGAAGCTGCCGCTGCCGGGCATCGCCAACCCCAACGCGGTCGCGCACCGGCTGCTGGTCGACGGCGGCACCCCCGGCCCGCGGATGTCGGCGGACACCGCGAGGCATCTGGCCACCCACTACGGGTCGTTGGCGTTCGACATCGCCCGGCTCGCCAACGAGGACCCGGCGCTGGCCGGGCGCATACATCCGGACGCTCCGGAGATCTGGGCGCAGGTCGCCTACGCACGCGACCACGAGTGGGCCGAGACCGCGG
- a CDS encoding MIP/aquaporin family protein, giving the protein MSSSDIFIGETIGTAVLILLGAGVCAAVTLKRSKAQNAGWLAITFGWGFAVLTGAYLVGGVSGAHLNPAVTLGLAIEGGTEWGDVPLYLASQLLGAMIGAVLVWLAYYGQFRAHLTDPGIIGAQPVEEGMVDQSSAPKAGPVLGVFTTGPEIRNGLQNVVTEIIATFVLVLAILTQGLNDEGNGLGALGALVTALVIVSIGLSLGGPTGYAINPVRDLGPRIVHALLPLPHKGGSDWGYAWVPIVGPLIGGAAAGGLYNVAFA; this is encoded by the coding sequence GTGTCCAGCTCCGACATCTTCATCGGCGAGACCATCGGTACCGCCGTACTCATCCTGCTCGGCGCCGGTGTCTGCGCCGCGGTCACCCTGAAGCGTTCGAAGGCACAGAACGCGGGCTGGCTCGCCATCACCTTCGGGTGGGGATTCGCCGTGCTGACCGGCGCCTATCTGGTCGGCGGTGTCTCCGGCGCACACCTCAACCCGGCGGTCACGCTCGGCCTCGCGATCGAGGGCGGCACCGAGTGGGGCGACGTACCCCTGTATCTCGCATCCCAGCTGCTCGGCGCGATGATCGGCGCGGTCCTGGTCTGGCTGGCGTACTACGGACAGTTCCGCGCCCACCTCACCGACCCCGGGATCATCGGCGCCCAGCCCGTCGAGGAGGGCATGGTCGACCAGAGTTCCGCCCCGAAGGCCGGCCCGGTGCTCGGTGTGTTCACCACGGGCCCCGAGATCCGCAACGGCCTCCAGAACGTGGTCACCGAGATCATCGCCACCTTCGTCCTGGTCCTGGCGATCCTCACGCAGGGCCTCAACGACGAGGGCAACGGCCTCGGCGCCCTGGGCGCCCTCGTCACCGCGCTGGTCATCGTCAGCATCGGCCTCTCGCTCGGCGGCCCGACCGGGTACGCGATCAACCCGGTCCGCGACCTCGGGCCCCGTATCGTGCACGCGCTGCTGCCGCTGCCGCACAAGGGCGGTTCCGACTGGGGTTACGCCTGGGTCCCGATCGTCGGACCCCTCATCGGCGGCGCGGCGGCGGGCGGACTGTACAACGTCGCGTTCGCCTGA